The proteins below are encoded in one region of Paracoccus methylovorus:
- a CDS encoding dihydrodipicolinate synthase family protein produces MGEAAKLDPKESRAVMRRVVARTDIPVVVGVSAPGFARMRLLAREAMDAGAAGVMVGPAHHLRTGEQILAWFAQAVKAIGATTPWVLQDYPLALTCQLSVPVISAIMEAHPSCVMLKAEDWPGLDKISALRRLQAEARLRPFSILTANGGTFLDFEYWRGANGSMTGYAFPDMLVDLHRLQVAESGTQLTICSMRTCR; encoded by the coding sequence TTGGGCGAAGCGGCAAAGCTCGATCCCAAAGAAAGCCGCGCAGTCATGCGCCGCGTTGTCGCGCGGACGGATATTCCCGTCGTGGTGGGCGTCTCCGCGCCGGGCTTCGCAAGAATGCGCCTTCTGGCACGCGAGGCGATGGATGCGGGGGCGGCGGGCGTCATGGTGGGGCCGGCCCATCATCTGCGCACCGGCGAGCAGATCTTGGCATGGTTCGCCCAGGCCGTCAAGGCGATCGGCGCGACCACACCCTGGGTGCTGCAGGACTATCCACTCGCCCTCACCTGCCAGCTTTCGGTTCCGGTCATCTCCGCGATCATGGAGGCTCACCCCTCCTGCGTGATGCTCAAGGCCGAGGATTGGCCGGGCCTTGACAAGATTTCGGCGCTGCGTCGGCTTCAGGCCGAGGCAAGGCTTCGGCCCTTCTCGATCTTGACTGCGAATGGAGGCACTTTTCTGGATTTCGAGTATTGGCGTGGTGCGAATGGCTCGATGACCGGATATGCCTTTCCCGACATGCTTGTAGATCTCCATCGCCTTCAGGTTGCGGAGAGCGGGACGCAGCTCACGATCTGTTCGATGCGCACTTGCCGCTGA
- a CDS encoding DUF4167 domain-containing protein yields MRNKAAEARNDSVAMEACLQYAEHYRRIMNRIREKSEECYRQADQAI; encoded by the coding sequence TTGCGCAACAAAGCCGCGGAGGCGCGCAACGACAGCGTCGCGATGGAGGCCTGTCTGCAATATGCCGAGCATTACCGGCGGATCATGAACCGGATCAGGGAGAAGAGTGAGGAATGCTACCGGCAGGCCGATCAGGCGATCTGA
- a CDS encoding TrbI/VirB10 family protein, with protein MAIGTELASDDEGRLVRDGAQDAISEVGQQIVQRQMQVAPTLTIRPGFPVRVIVTRDLVFRREGG; from the coding sequence CTGGCGATCGGCACCGAGCTTGCCAGTGACGATGAGGGCCGGCTGGTCCGCGACGGCGCGCAGGACGCGATCAGCGAGGTCGGCCAGCAGATCGTCCAGCGTCAGATGCAGGTCGCGCCGACGCTGACCATCCGGCCGGGCTTCCCCGTCAGGGTGATCGTTACAAGGGATTTGGTCTTCC